Below is a window of Cryobacterium sp. PAMC25264 DNA.
CGCGCAGGGCTGCTCCACGTACTCGAGGTCGAACTCGGCCAAAGCGTGAATGGCGTGTTCGGCTTCGTCGAGGTTCCACAGGCCGTTCGCGTCCACACGGATGCGTCCCTCCGGGCCGAGTACCCGGCGCACAGCGCGGACGCGCTCCACGTCTTCGGCGAGGGTCTGGCCGGGATCGGCGACCTTCACCTTGGCGGTGCGGCAGCCGGGGAAGCGGGCCAATAGGGCGGGGACGGCGTCGGCGTCGATGGCCGGCACCGTCGCGTTGACGGGCACCCGGTCGCGGAGGAGCGCCGGGGTCTCCTGCCACCCGAACTCCAGTGCGGCCCGCAACCAGGCGGCGGCCTCCTCGTCGTCGTATTCCACGAAGGGGGAGAACTCGCACCAGCCGGCCGGTCCCTCGATCAGCACGGCTTCCCGGCTGGTGAGGCCGCGAAAACGGGTGACAAGGGGGAGGTCGACCACGCGGGCGGTGGCGAGCACATCGTGCAGTGAGGGGAGCATGGCTCTAGTGTGCCAGCATCCGCTTGAGCGGTCTGGACCGGCTCATTCGGTGGAATCGGCGATGAAGGTCTGCTCATCTGTCAGGATGACGTCCGGCGCATTGGGCTGCACATCCACGATCGCGATCGCGGTGCCTGCAGAAATGAGCAGGTAGGCATCCTGATAGCGCCCGGCCCCGCTGTTGACGCGGAGCCAACTGGGCACCCCGCTGGTCACGGCCGCGGTGATCTCGGCGCGCAGCGACTCGAGGGTGCGATCGCCGAGGGTGTACGGTTTGCCGCCGTAGACGATGTCGATGCGACTCACGAGTCATCCTTCACTACCGACGTGGATCCGAGTCGGTGCGGTTCGGGCACGATCTGCAGGCCGCCGGACGAGTTCGCGGTCAACATCAGGGCTTCGATCCAGTCACGGTTCAGGCTCGGCGAACGACCCCCAAAGTACTTGTAGGCCAGTGGAATGCTCGGATGCATCCAGATGGTGCTCCGGCCGTCACCACCCTGGGGGTCATCACGCCACGTGAAATAGAAGGCCTCACCCCGGCGCAGTTTCGCGCCGATCACAACCTGGAGATGGGCGAGGACCCGATCATCGAAGTCCGCCG
It encodes the following:
- a CDS encoding o-succinylbenzoate synthase; translated protein: MLPSLHDVLATARVVDLPLVTRFRGLTSREAVLIEGPAGWCEFSPFVEYDDEEAAAWLRAALEFGWQETPALLRDRVPVNATVPAIDADAVPALLARFPGCRTAKVKVADPGQTLAEDVERVRAVRRVLGPEGRIRVDANGLWNLDEAEHAIHALAEFDLEYVEQPCASIDELAEIRRRTDYLDLPIAADESVRKQADPLLVSRSGAADLLVVKVQPLGGIRAVLAIQAETGLPLIVSSALDTSVGISMGAFLAGGLPELDYDCGLATASLLAADVTHDPLLPVDGSIPVRRVVPDADLLDTYAASAERRDWWLARITRVHALLADVREL
- a CDS encoding ATP-dependent DNA ligase is translated as MGKLTYDSSLTADFDDRVLAHLQVVIGAKLRRGEAFYFTWRDDPQGGDGRSTIWMHPSIPLAYKYFGGRSPSLNRDWIEALMLTANSSGGLQIVPEPHRLGSTSVVKDDS